One Malus domestica chromosome 11, GDT2T_hap1 genomic region harbors:
- the LOC139189244 gene encoding uncharacterized protein produces the protein MDIDTIDPNNILLNLQNNLDLVDANGGVCMVAFLFADKPPNRGASVGLLKKAWTHLGDVRVSTKSDTAFAITAPDQITASKIVEWGLWNVAGFCCTAQLWPKDQAFEEIPSHRVVYWVQLHGVPLGQYSVENAKSIGEAYGEVLQVEDPFRCPDGVWGFLHIRLQLDARKPIPSGCWLGHITTGCTFAPDPHPETGNRYGGWTFVHPIRQPRVMTVTVPRPLINIDEGNRRWTAGARGESISLTPFSSRQYKTLETPQSGGGNVTSIQPKTTSLTEGASSSNLPALDARNVPSSMVNAAVETPNTELTLQLSPSHSLQQNFLFLSHPTHYFPRENPFNTTSHPWPTYQQKNTPISILLDPLTEPNSESPSSNTNTVSKPKDGPFFPGRKSLKLKYSRVGGIVLNTRDPDLSNTTLGKQKRVTFTDPEVSLQPHKKSKTTCVPSQATEGGLPGLGDKASNSSLANARGHGQRKTGSYASTAARRMVTRSQQGDQWVEMQFNMAEKITFGKKTPENFILEDGIGDPILIEVEEITTKVAEDPDNLPGNGGWPRTATETKARSNGIETLRRSMGYQHGFFVEAIGQSGGLGLWWKDNLEVQILFSSVNAIDTCVQDFVSGSVIRITWMYGPPPRADNKGTFWEKCTRSFAADGVPWMCAGDFNELVWPHEKRGREWEVGRRRFLREFMQRNELIDLGFSGPSFTWERDWDDWGLIEERLDRALANNLWMEHWPNTCVSHGSLFGSDHRLLIINTSPHFVSSPKPFKFEAYWITDYECASVISNAWNENCHASFSSRWLFKLNCCRSALTKWSKSKFKNNRKEINKHLAALKRINDIQDQAFRISQKRSIKSQLGELWRKEESYWL, from the exons ATGGACATCGATACCATAGATCCAAATAATATCCTTCTTAACCTCCAAAATAATCTCGATCTTGTTGATGCTAATGGAGGTGTTTGTATGGTAGCCTTCCTTTTTGCAGATAAGCCACCGAATCGTGGAGCCTCTGTTGGTCTCCTAAAGAAGGCTTGGACACATCTGGGTGATGTCCGAGTTTCAACAAAATCAGATACTGCTTTTGCAATTACCGCTCCGGACCAAATTACCGCTTCCAAGATAGTAGAATGGGGCCTATGGAATGTCGCGGGTTTCTGCTGTACTGCCCAACTATGGCCGAAGGATCAAGCTTTTGAAGAGATCCCATCACATCGAGTAGTGTACTGGGTCCAGCTTCATGGTGTACCTCTGGGACAATACTCTGTGGAAAATGCAAAATCCATTGGGGAGGCTTATGGAGAGGTGCTACAGGTGGAAGATCCATTTAGATGCCCCGATGGTGTTTGGGGATTCCTTCACATCCGTCTGCAACTAGACGCCAGGAAGCCCATCCCTTCAGGATGTTG GCTAGGGCATATTACTACTGGATGTACGTTCGCCCCTGATCCTCATCCTGAGACGGGAAACCGATACGGTGGTTGGACCTTCGTGCATCCCATCCGTCAGCCCCGTGTTATGACGGTGACTGTTCCCCGGCCACTGATCAACATTGATGAGGGAAATCGAAGATGGACAGCTGGAGCTCGGGGAGAGTCAATATCTCTGACACCTTTTTCCAGTAGACAATATAAGACTCTTGAAACCCCACAAAGTGGAGGTGGGAATGTCACATCAATTCAACCCAAGACTACCAGTCTGACAGAAGGTGCTTCTTCCTCAAACCTACCTGCTTTGGATGCTAGAAATGTCCCCTCCTCCATGGTTAATGCAGCTGTTGAGACTCCCAACACCGAATTAACTCTCCAACTATCCCCTTCCCACTCTCTGCAACAAAACTTTCTCTTTCTAAGTCACCCCACACATTATTTCCCACGTGAGAATCCTTTCAATACCACCAGCCACCCATGGCCTACCTATCAACAAAAAAACACCCCCATATCTATTCTGTTAGACCCTCTCACCGAGCCCAACTCTGAAAGCCCATCATCTAACACCAATACTGTATCTAAACCCAAGGATGGGCCTTTTTTCCCTGGGAGGAAATCGCTCAAACTAAAATACAGCCGAGTGGGGGGAATTGTGCTAAATACTCGGGACCCTGATTTATCTAATACTACTCTGGGGAAACAAAAAAGGGTAACTTTTACTGATCCTGAGGTATCATTGCAACCCCACAAAAAATCTAAGACTACTTGTGTACCATCCCAAGCTACAGAAGGGGGATTGCCAGGTCTGGGAGATAAAGCTTCCAACAGTTCTCTGGCCAATGCTCGGGGGCATGGGCAACGAAAAACAGGAAGCTATGCTAGTACTGCAGCGCGTCGAATGGTCACTCGTTCCCAGCAGGGAGATCAATGGGTGGAAATGCAATTCAACATGGCGGAAAAGATTACTTTTGGCAAGAAAACCCCAGAGAATTTTATCCTTGAAGATGGAATTGGGGATCCTATCCTAATTGAAGTGGAGGAAATTACAACCAAGGTTGCAGAGGATCCTGATAATCTTCCAGGCAATGGTGGCTGGCCTAGAACAGCCACGG aaaCGAAAGCAAGAAGCAATGGAATTGAAACTCTCCGGCGATCAATGGGATATCAACATGGGTTTTTTGTGGAAGCCATCGGCCAGTCTGGGGGCCTTGGCCTCTGGTGGAAAGATAATCTAGAGGTTCAGATCCTTTTCTCTTCAGTTAATGCCATTGACACTTGTGTTCAAGATTTTGTTTCAGGATCAGTGATTCGTATTACATGGATGTATGGTCCCCCCCCCCGAGCGGATAATAAAGGAACCTTTTGGGAAAAATGCACTAGATCGTTTGCTGCTGATGGTGTTCCTTGGATGTGTGCGGGAGACTTCAATGAATTAGTTTGGCCGCATGAAAAACGTGGTAGAGAGTGGGAGGTGGGACGAAGGAGATTCCTAAGAGAATTTATGCAACGGAATGAGCTGATCGACCTAGGGTTCTCGGGACCATCTTTCACTTGGGAACGCGATTGGGATGATTGGGGTCTGATCGAAGAAAGACTGGACAGGGCTCTGGCTAACAACCTCTGGATGGAGCATTGGCCGAATACTTGTGTTTCCCATGGGTCCCTCTTTGGTTCTGATCATCGTCTTCTTATCATCAATACTTCCCCTCATTTTGTATCCTCCCCAAAACCTTTCAAATTTGAAGCCTATTGGATTACTGATTATGAATGTGCTTCTGTAATTTCAAATGCTTGGAATGAAAATTGTCATGCTTCTTTTTCTTCGCGATGGTTATTTAAACTTAATTGCTGTAGAAGTGCACTGACTAAGTGGAGTAAATCCAAGTTCAAAAATAACCGTAAAGAAATAAACAAGCATCTGGCAGCTCTTAAAAGGATCAATGATATCCAGGATCAGGCCTTTCGAATTTCACAAAAGAGAAGCATTAAGAGTCAGCTGGGTGAACTCTGGAGAAAGGAGGAGAGTTATTGGTTGTAA